In the genome of Synergistaceae bacterium, one region contains:
- a CDS encoding cupin domain-containing protein: protein MLCTKHSDTKLQDLGGGVSRRILAYTEKLMIVEVNFLAGSVGTVHTHPHSQNVYIISGKFKFDVNGQEIEVSAGDSLAFEPNLPHGTLCLEAGTLLDIFTPMREDFLK, encoded by the coding sequence ATGTTATGCACGAAGCATAGTGATACAAAATTACAGGATCTAGGCGGGGGAGTCTCTCGCAGGATTCTGGCATATACTGAAAAATTAATGATCGTCGAAGTAAATTTTTTAGCTGGAAGTGTCGGAACAGTTCACACTCACCCGCATTCACAAAATGTGTATATAATTTCAGGAAAATTTAAATTTGACGTCAACGGCCAAGAAATAGAAGTCAGCGCAGGGGACTCGCTTGCATTTGAGCCGAATTTACCGCACGGGACTCTTTGTCTTGAAGCTGGGACTCTGTTAGATATATTTACGCCCATGAGAGAAGATTTCTTGAAATAA